The Streptomyces sp. NBC_00670 genome window below encodes:
- a CDS encoding NADH-quinone oxidoreductase subunit J family protein, whose amino-acid sequence MTLTAAAATAAHAATTAAAHAAHTTAAHATHVTTTAATAQTHGFLSPTGVEIAFLLVGLVTLGAALVTVTTRQLVHAALWLVVSLGGLAVEYLLLTAEFIAWVQVLIYVGSIVVLLLFGLMLTRAPIGRSPDADSGNRWAALTVAVAAAAALVWVVVDAFRTTWVDLDGAPAGSTEVTGEALFQNWVLPFEALSVLLLAALVGAIVLSRKAKADAATPPAVPGARGGRRPAEEGVR is encoded by the coding sequence GTGACCCTCACCGCAGCCGCCGCCACCGCGGCGCACGCCGCGACGACCGCTGCCGCCCACGCCGCGCACACCACCGCGGCGCACGCCACGCACGTCACGACGACCGCCGCCACCGCGCAGACCCACGGTTTCCTCTCCCCGACCGGCGTCGAGATCGCCTTCCTCCTCGTCGGCCTGGTCACCCTCGGCGCCGCCCTGGTCACCGTCACCACCCGGCAGCTCGTGCACGCCGCCCTGTGGCTGGTGGTGTCCCTCGGCGGACTCGCCGTCGAGTACCTCCTGCTCACCGCCGAGTTCATCGCCTGGGTGCAGGTCCTCATCTACGTCGGTTCCATCGTCGTCCTCCTCCTGTTCGGTCTGATGCTCACCCGCGCCCCCATCGGCCGCTCCCCGGACGCCGACTCCGGCAACCGCTGGGCCGCCCTCACCGTGGCCGTCGCCGCCGCGGCCGCCCTCGTCTGGGTGGTCGTCGACGCCTTCCGCACCACCTGGGTCGACCTGGACGGCGCCCCGGCCGGCTCCACCGAGGTCACCGGCGAGGCCCTCTTCCAGAACTGGGTCCTCCCCTTCGAGGCCCTCTCCGTCCTCCTCCTCGCCGCCCTCGTCGGCGCGATCGTCCTGTCCCGCAAGGCCAAGGCCGACGCCGCCACGCCCCCCGCCGTCCCGGGCGCCCGCGGCGGCCGGCGGCCGGCCGAGGAAGGTGTCCGCTGA
- the nuoK gene encoding NADH-quinone oxidoreductase subunit NuoK, which translates to MHLAYPAVLSALLFCTGLYGVLARRNAILVLMSVELMLNAVNLNLVAFDVWLDRAARDHLHSGQALTLFTIAIAAAEIGIGLAIVLAVHRNRGTSDIDKLRDTAELPGPDDPSDDDRGPGGSGGSHGPDGDDHDSDGPAATAAQKAEATA; encoded by the coding sequence ATGCACCTCGCCTATCCCGCCGTGCTCTCCGCCCTCCTGTTCTGCACCGGTCTGTACGGCGTCCTCGCCCGGCGCAACGCGATCCTGGTCCTGATGTCGGTCGAGCTGATGCTCAACGCCGTCAACCTCAACCTCGTCGCCTTCGACGTCTGGCTCGACCGCGCCGCCCGCGACCACCTCCACTCCGGCCAGGCCCTGACCCTGTTCACCATCGCCATCGCCGCCGCCGAGATCGGCATCGGCCTGGCGATCGTCCTCGCCGTGCACCGCAACCGCGGCACCTCCGACATCGACAAGCTCCGCGACACCGCCGAACTCCCCGGCCCCGACGATCCGTCCGACGACGACCGGGGCCCCGGCGGATCCGGCGGGTCCCACGGCCCCGACGGCGACGATCACGACAGCGACGGCCCGGCAGCCACCGCGGCCCAGAAGGCTGAGGCCACCGCGTGA
- a CDS encoding NuoI/complex I 23 kDa subunit family protein produces MSPVFGSGLAKGLAVTLRTMTKKTVTAQYPDAQPELPPRSRGVIGLFEENCTVCMLCARECPDWCIYIDSHKETVPAAAPGGRERSRNVLDRFAIDFSLCMYCGICIEVCPFDALFWSPEFEYAETDIRDLTHERDKLREWMWTVPAPPALDPGAEEPKEIAAARKTADKLATAQSEASTPQEGES; encoded by the coding sequence ATGTCCCCCGTCTTCGGCTCCGGCCTGGCCAAGGGTCTGGCCGTCACCCTGCGCACGATGACGAAGAAGACCGTCACCGCGCAGTACCCGGACGCCCAGCCCGAACTCCCGCCCCGCAGCCGCGGCGTGATCGGACTGTTCGAGGAGAACTGCACGGTCTGCATGCTGTGCGCCCGCGAGTGCCCGGACTGGTGCATCTACATCGACTCCCACAAGGAGACGGTCCCGGCGGCCGCCCCCGGCGGCCGCGAACGCAGCCGCAACGTCCTCGACCGCTTCGCCATCGACTTCTCCCTGTGCATGTACTGCGGTATCTGCATCGAGGTCTGTCCTTTCGACGCACTGTTCTGGTCCCCGGAGTTCGAGTACGCCGAGACCGACATCCGCGACCTCACCCACGAGCGCGACAAGCTCCGCGAGTGGATGTGGACCGTCCCGGCCCCGCCCGCCCTCGACCCCGGCGCGGAGGAGCCCAAGGAGATCGCCGCCGCCCGCAAGACCGCCGACAAGCTCGCGACCGCCCAGTCCGAGGCATCCACTCCGCAGGAAGGCGAGTCGTGA